The proteins below come from a single Acaryochloris sp. CCMEE 5410 genomic window:
- a CDS encoding LL-diaminopimelate aminotransferase has product MATINDNYLKLKAGYLFPEIGRRVSAFAEANPDAPIIKLGIGDVTEPLPEACRSAMVTAVEDMGNRDSFKGYGPEQGYGWLREKIAAHDFQTRGCDVDAGEIFISDGSKCDCGNILDIFGDNNTIAVTDPVYPVYVDTNVMAGHTGPCNDQGEYEGLTYLPINAGNHFTAQIPSQKVDLIYLCFPNNPTGAVASKSHLQDWVNYAKSHGSIILFDAAYEAFITDPEIPHSIYEIEGARDCAIEFRSFSKNAGFTGTRCALTVVPKTLTAKGSDGSDVELWKLWNRRQSTKFNGVSYIVQRGAEAVYSEAGQAQTQGLISFYLENAKIIREKLTTAGLQVFGGVNAPYVWVQTPNGISSWDFFDQLLNKTNVVGTPGSGFGAAGEGYFRISAFNSRANVEEAMRRITANL; this is encoded by the coding sequence ATGGCAACGATTAACGACAATTATTTAAAGCTCAAAGCAGGTTACTTATTTCCCGAGATTGGTCGCCGAGTCAGCGCATTTGCTGAGGCCAATCCCGACGCACCGATTATCAAGCTTGGCATTGGGGATGTAACAGAACCCCTACCAGAGGCCTGCCGAAGTGCCATGGTCACCGCCGTTGAAGACATGGGGAATCGAGATTCCTTCAAAGGCTATGGTCCAGAGCAAGGCTATGGTTGGTTACGGGAAAAAATTGCAGCCCATGATTTCCAGACCCGAGGTTGTGATGTGGATGCTGGAGAGATTTTTATTTCGGATGGCTCCAAGTGCGACTGCGGCAATATTCTCGATATTTTTGGCGATAACAACACCATTGCCGTCACCGATCCGGTGTATCCCGTCTATGTGGATACCAACGTCATGGCCGGACATACGGGTCCTTGCAATGATCAGGGCGAATATGAAGGACTCACCTATTTACCGATTAATGCAGGCAATCACTTCACGGCTCAAATTCCCAGCCAAAAGGTGGATTTGATCTACCTCTGTTTCCCCAATAACCCCACCGGGGCGGTGGCGAGCAAGAGCCATCTGCAAGATTGGGTGAACTATGCCAAATCCCATGGCTCCATCATTCTGTTTGATGCTGCCTATGAAGCCTTTATTACCGATCCTGAGATTCCCCACTCCATTTATGAGATTGAGGGAGCCAGGGACTGTGCAATTGAGTTTCGTTCCTTTTCCAAAAATGCCGGATTTACTGGAACTCGCTGTGCCCTGACGGTGGTTCCCAAAACCTTAACGGCCAAAGGGTCAGATGGATCCGATGTCGAACTCTGGAAGCTGTGGAACCGCCGCCAATCCACTAAGTTTAATGGGGTGTCCTATATCGTCCAGCGCGGGGCAGAAGCGGTCTATTCTGAAGCGGGGCAGGCTCAAACCCAAGGGCTAATCAGCTTCTACCTGGAAAATGCCAAAATCATTCGTGAGAAATTAACGACTGCTGGGTTACAGGTGTTTGGTGGCGTTAACGCGCCCTATGTCTGGGTGCAGACGCCCAATGGCATTTCTAGCTGGGACTTTTTCGATCAGTTGTTGAATAAAACCAATGTGGTCGGCACCCCTGGATCCGGCTTTGGCGCAGCAGGTGAAGGCTATTTTCGGATTTCAGCCTTTAATAGCCGGGCCAATGTTGAAGAAGCCATGCGGCGGATTACTGCCAACCTCTAA
- a CDS encoding sulfurtransferase, which translates to MAHVGNVVSPQWLHEHLYDAQVVIVDCRFALSAPQQGREQYQTGHIPGAYYLDLNKDLSSPVQTHGGRHPLPNSSQFAAKLSQMGITSETLVVAYDDSRQAFASRLWWLLRYLGHEKVAVLDGGLAAYQALYPTTTDIPEIRTGEFQACPNPGQVVDIQTVKARKNQPNVTVVDSRAHERYLGNHEPIDPVAGHIPGAVNYPWQAVTDEQGRLLSASKLQAHYADLENVDEVIVYCGSGVTACVNLLALDIAGIKNGQLYAGSWSDWCSYPLDENMEAQVQ; encoded by the coding sequence ATGGCACATGTCGGTAATGTGGTTTCACCGCAATGGCTGCATGAGCATCTTTATGATGCGCAGGTCGTCATTGTGGACTGTCGGTTTGCCCTAAGTGCTCCTCAGCAAGGGCGAGAGCAATACCAAACAGGTCATATTCCCGGTGCCTACTATCTGGATTTGAATAAGGATTTATCGTCCCCTGTGCAAACTCATGGGGGACGCCATCCTTTGCCCAATTCGTCTCAATTTGCAGCGAAGCTCTCCCAGATGGGCATCACCTCAGAGACCTTAGTTGTGGCCTATGACGATAGTCGGCAGGCCTTTGCTTCACGGCTGTGGTGGTTACTACGCTATCTCGGTCATGAGAAAGTGGCCGTTTTGGATGGAGGATTGGCAGCCTATCAAGCCCTCTATCCCACCACAACTGATATCCCCGAGATTCGAACAGGAGAGTTCCAAGCCTGTCCTAACCCGGGCCAAGTCGTCGATATCCAGACAGTCAAAGCCCGGAAAAATCAACCCAATGTAACGGTGGTGGACTCGCGCGCCCATGAACGCTATCTAGGTAACCACGAACCTATTGATCCAGTAGCGGGACATATCCCAGGGGCAGTCAACTATCCTTGGCAAGCCGTAACAGATGAGCAAGGCCGTTTGCTTTCAGCCTCTAAGTTGCAAGCTCACTATGCTGACTTAGAAAATGTTGATGAAGTGATTGTCTATTGCGGTTCAGGAGTAACTGCTTGTGTGAACCTGCTAGCCCTCGACATCGCAGGTATAAAAAACGGCCAGCTCTATGCCGGAAGTTGGAGTGACTGGTGCTCCTATCCTCTAGATGAGAATATGGAGGCTCAAGTCCAGTAA